A single Endozoicomonas sp. NE40 DNA region contains:
- a CDS encoding helix-turn-helix domain-containing protein, with translation MRFSNLKQKAVDFFSEASFVGRIHNEEEYEQALELMDELIEDYDKYLPLIEVLSISIEKWEDESEQFSEFNKRVEKLDDGVAILRTIMDQYQLKADDLKNELGSKSLVSMILNGSRNLTRDHIQALSQRFKISPSVFFNEA, from the coding sequence ATGAGATTCTCAAATCTAAAGCAAAAAGCAGTAGACTTCTTCTCTGAAGCTAGTTTTGTTGGGCGTATTCATAATGAGGAAGAATACGAACAAGCCTTAGAGTTAATGGATGAACTCATTGAGGACTATGATAAATATCTCCCACTGATTGAGGTACTTTCTATCTCAATCGAAAAATGGGAGGATGAGTCAGAGCAGTTTTCTGAATTCAATAAAAGAGTTGAAAAACTTGATGATGGTGTGGCGATTCTCAGAACAATCATGGATCAGTATCAGCTAAAGGCTGATGATTTAAAAAATGAGTTAGGAAGTAAAAGTCTTGTATCTATGATTCTCAATGGTTCAAGAAATCTTACTAGAGATCATATTCAAGCACTTTCACAGCGTTTCAAAATCTCGCCATCTGTATTCTTCAACGAGGCATAA